From the Thermococcus guaymasensis DSM 11113 genome, one window contains:
- a CDS encoding metallophosphoesterase family protein: MKFAHIADVHLGREQFNQPFRYDDYVKAFREAVEKAVSERVDFILIAGDLFHVSRPSPKALRDAVEILEIPRKKEIPVFAIEGNHDKTIREASVFDLLEHLGLIRTLGLRREEKRDEFLRSKRVADRYLVWAEVGDTRIYGLRHHTRWQLIRGNTNVLKALFRGGDILMLHQAVDYLAKDTPYQDAFDLKLSELPDGFSYYAFGHIHVRRVAEPEQTGLRGSIAYPGSLERTDVREASHLIIYGERDKRPKVKENRDGPKGFYIVEDFQPEFVEVKTRPFYRVTVSASSKAELKRKVEEVAGLIPKEAVAIIYLEGTVKGGISLAEFNDLLKGSGIAYYAFRSRVTGEAIISKELVGEEVLTDWEKELLLHLREEPKKFPLDEFMDWLLEKYRQGVPSKMNVRLPKPAEESKKLEKTEEIKPIVAEKTKETEKKEEKEKAGKPKVEKKEKRPRPAKPSSLDAWLGGKI, encoded by the coding sequence ATGAAGTTCGCCCATATTGCCGATGTCCACCTCGGGAGGGAGCAGTTCAACCAGCCCTTCCGCTACGATGACTACGTCAAGGCATTCCGCGAGGCCGTGGAGAAGGCCGTATCAGAGCGGGTGGACTTTATCCTCATCGCTGGCGACCTCTTCCACGTGAGCAGGCCGTCGCCAAAGGCACTGCGCGACGCGGTGGAGATACTAGAAATCCCGCGGAAGAAGGAAATCCCCGTCTTCGCGATAGAGGGCAACCACGACAAGACGATAAGGGAAGCCTCTGTCTTCGACCTGCTTGAGCACCTCGGGCTAATCAGAACCCTCGGCCTCAGGAGGGAAGAGAAGCGGGACGAGTTCCTGAGGAGCAAGAGGGTAGCCGACCGCTATCTCGTCTGGGCAGAAGTCGGTGATACCAGAATCTACGGCCTGAGGCACCACACGCGCTGGCAGCTCATAAGGGGCAACACCAACGTCCTAAAGGCACTTTTCAGAGGTGGGGACATCCTCATGCTCCACCAGGCGGTGGACTATCTCGCAAAGGACACTCCCTACCAGGACGCCTTTGACCTCAAGCTGAGCGAGCTTCCGGATGGATTTTCCTACTACGCCTTCGGCCACATCCACGTGAGAAGGGTTGCAGAACCGGAGCAAACCGGTCTAAGGGGGTCGATAGCTTACCCTGGCTCGCTGGAGAGGACTGACGTCAGAGAGGCGAGCCACCTGATAATCTACGGCGAGAGAGACAAAAGGCCCAAAGTCAAGGAGAACAGAGATGGCCCCAAGGGGTTCTACATCGTTGAGGACTTCCAGCCCGAGTTCGTCGAGGTAAAAACGAGGCCGTTCTACCGCGTCACGGTCTCGGCCAGCTCAAAAGCGGAGCTGAAGCGCAAGGTAGAGGAAGTTGCTGGACTCATCCCGAAGGAAGCTGTCGCGATAATCTACCTTGAGGGAACTGTCAAGGGTGGAATAAGCCTGGCCGAGTTCAACGACCTGCTCAAAGGCTCGGGAATAGCGTACTACGCCTTCAGGAGCAGGGTCACGGGAGAGGCGATAATCTCGAAGGAGCTCGTGGGCGAGGAAGTGCTGACCGACTGGGAGAAGGAGCTGCTCCTGCACCTCAGGGAGGAGCCCAAGAAGTTCCCGCTAGACGAGTTCATGGACTGGTTGCTCGAAAAGTACAGGCAGGGAGTCCCATCAAAGATGAATGTGAGACTGCCGAAACCTGCAGAAGAGTCGAAGAAGCTTGAGAAAACCGAGGAAATCAAGCCCATAGTGGCGGAGAAAACGAAGGAGACGGAGAAGAAGGAAGAGAAAGAAAAAGCCGGAAAGCCAAAGGTCGAGAAGAAGGAAAAGAGGCCCAGGCCCGCCAAGCCGTCAAGCCTCGACGCGTGGCTGGGGGGTAAGATATGA
- a CDS encoding dihydropteroate synthase-like protein, with protein sequence MRILLITGKLAEPLVKKYGKGCDVFVTPISVAAFLTPELIAGYLKKAGVKSEDYDLILIPGLVRGSAQIIEDELGIPTFKGPRNAMDIPQTLRALKEGFKLSKEIPADELFSFDALKRVEDIRNRARNKHYIEKALKRPWNVLIGNLPAGKDFPARILGEVVDAPRLGAEKTLEKAIYYLREGADIIDIGMVAGKENLDFIESIPEIRERLKEKGFDVPISFDSLNTKEIEKALDYSDLFLSVDASNLEELVTEKPVVLIPTNQKEGFFPTKPLERAEFLEKLKEMALDLGYRTVIPDLILEHIPHLARSVTAFQLYRGRNPDDVLLAGVGNVVELYDADSIGINALLAGIAKELSINLLLTTEVSTKAKGSVRELRRAVDMNLFDMPKDLGLDLLILKEKRASNWRFEPAEEIIEAEEKPVKLEPIYFRIWVEDGKIWVNAHRGTAAILTIVGEEPNAIIDTILERFEISPRHAFYLGRELEKAHTALRLRRSYVQEVELFPNFYADRNL encoded by the coding sequence ATGAGAATCCTCCTCATCACCGGCAAACTTGCCGAACCCCTCGTGAAAAAGTATGGGAAAGGCTGTGATGTATTTGTAACGCCGATCAGCGTCGCTGCTTTCCTGACTCCAGAACTTATAGCAGGATATTTGAAAAAAGCAGGCGTAAAGAGCGAGGACTATGACCTTATACTCATCCCCGGCCTCGTCAGGGGTTCCGCCCAGATAATTGAAGACGAGCTCGGAATCCCCACATTTAAGGGGCCAAGAAACGCTATGGACATTCCCCAGACTCTCAGAGCCCTGAAAGAGGGCTTTAAACTGAGCAAAGAAATTCCAGCCGACGAGCTATTTTCCTTTGACGCCCTCAAGAGAGTGGAAGACATCAGGAACAGGGCCAGAAACAAGCACTACATCGAGAAGGCCCTCAAAAGGCCGTGGAACGTCCTCATCGGGAACCTGCCGGCTGGAAAGGACTTTCCGGCGAGGATTCTGGGGGAGGTGGTTGACGCTCCAAGGCTCGGCGCCGAAAAGACCCTCGAAAAGGCCATCTACTACCTCCGCGAGGGGGCTGACATAATTGATATCGGAATGGTTGCCGGCAAAGAAAACCTTGATTTCATCGAGTCCATCCCAGAAATCCGCGAGAGGCTCAAAGAGAAAGGCTTCGATGTCCCAATAAGCTTTGATTCCCTAAACACGAAGGAAATTGAAAAAGCCCTAGACTACTCGGATCTGTTTCTGAGCGTTGATGCGAGTAACCTTGAGGAGCTCGTGACGGAAAAGCCCGTCGTCCTAATCCCCACCAACCAAAAGGAGGGCTTTTTTCCCACCAAGCCGCTGGAGAGGGCCGAGTTTCTCGAAAAGCTAAAGGAGATGGCCCTCGATCTGGGCTACAGGACAGTAATCCCGGACTTAATCCTTGAGCACATCCCCCATCTGGCGCGCTCGGTCACTGCCTTCCAGCTCTACCGGGGGAGGAATCCAGACGACGTTCTTTTGGCGGGAGTTGGGAACGTTGTCGAGCTCTACGACGCGGACAGCATTGGGATTAACGCCCTTCTGGCAGGGATTGCAAAGGAACTTTCCATTAACCTCCTCCTCACGACGGAAGTTAGCACGAAGGCAAAGGGCTCGGTCAGGGAGTTGAGGAGGGCGGTTGATATGAACCTCTTCGACATGCCAAAAGATCTCGGCCTCGATCTGCTAATACTGAAGGAAAAAAGAGCCAGCAACTGGAGGTTTGAGCCTGCCGAGGAAATCATCGAGGCAGAAGAAAAGCCCGTGAAGCTTGAACCGATTTACTTCAGGATATGGGTCGAGGACGGAAAAATCTGGGTAAACGCCCACCGAGGGACTGCGGCAATCCTTACGATAGTCGGCGAGGAGCCGAACGCGATAATCGACACAATCCTTGAGCGCTTTGAGATTTCGCCGAGGCATGCCTTCTACCTTGGACGAGAGCTTGAGAAAGCCCACACCGCGCTGAGGCTACGGAGGAGCTATGTCCAAGAGGTGGAGCTCTTCCCGAACTTCTATGCCGATCGCAACCTCTAA
- the rad50 gene encoding DNA double-strand break repair ATPase Rad50, which translates to MRVRKIEIRNFRAHRKSVVEFADGINLIVGQNGAGKSSILEAIFASLYLGHPSFPKGYLKANARVGSGELSLTLEFEHNGKSYRITRTSQKNELLEDGRPIAEKSSDIARWVERNVYPLQVYTNALYIRQGEIEGIITNREIMEKVLRKVLGIEDYENAERNAMDVMRELRRRKESLKKLIEREVEVKENLRDAEKRFAETLRRISELRGRERALSGEVEELARRYREMKEKKDLIATLEKRAALLEKSLASERKLLGEHEKRIEELGEELKELGGKLKRLDELRPLAEEYVELGRLLKLKDELSRIEVQKSALMEKLRSLEKEISKKVELGKKLDELKKLEAETRKEYERLKERHRLYQHALTLLGEVERYRKELERAGYTVEKLEKELDEVGNSREELEMLREEISKVRERIASLSGKKTELEANMERLEGAKVCPLCRRPIDEHEEGEILEEYRAEIERIDTEITELKRKLEKMGEREAELKRLLAREPRLIRLKKTADLLREAEDKLNELGLEELERDAELFDETREKLIGLKKEIRSVRERIEELKNLEKEKKDVEASLSAIEEKKGELMKRLSDRGFQSFEEVEERLKELEKPYREFLSLKDVPKRAAAIEKKLAFERKKVEEAKNRIAELEEELEKAQKELEETRKGFSEEDFERAEKEYMEKSKSLERTRAELEGTEKLRDEITRLIEELKGNLKEIEKAESELELVEKALADMAAFREKVARLKTEEELRGLEEVQKLAGEMFSEMTEGKYQGIKLRREKKYGKEKIELKVLYAGNEVGIDFLSGGERIALGLAFRLALSLYKVGNLELLILDEPTPFLDEERRKKLVEIISGQLRRIPQVIIVSHDEELKDAADYVIRVTNAGEAKVEVESLGAY; encoded by the coding sequence ATGAGGGTCAGGAAGATAGAAATCAGAAACTTTAGGGCCCACCGGAAGAGCGTCGTCGAGTTCGCCGACGGAATAAACCTGATAGTCGGCCAGAACGGCGCTGGAAAGAGTTCAATCCTTGAGGCTATATTTGCGTCGCTCTATCTCGGCCACCCGAGCTTTCCCAAAGGATACCTGAAGGCCAATGCCCGTGTTGGAAGTGGGGAGCTCTCCCTTACCCTTGAGTTTGAGCACAACGGGAAGAGCTACCGCATAACGAGAACATCCCAGAAAAATGAGCTCCTCGAAGACGGGAGGCCCATAGCGGAGAAAAGCTCGGACATAGCGCGCTGGGTCGAGAGAAACGTTTATCCGCTTCAAGTTTACACCAACGCCCTCTACATAAGGCAGGGTGAGATTGAGGGCATAATAACCAACCGCGAGATAATGGAAAAGGTTCTGCGCAAGGTCTTGGGCATAGAGGACTACGAGAACGCCGAGAGGAACGCTATGGACGTGATGCGGGAGCTGAGGCGGAGAAAAGAGAGCCTAAAGAAACTCATAGAGAGGGAGGTCGAGGTCAAGGAGAACCTCCGCGACGCCGAGAAGAGGTTCGCTGAAACGCTGAGGAGGATAAGCGAGCTTAGAGGAAGGGAGCGGGCCCTCTCCGGCGAGGTTGAAGAGTTGGCCAGGCGCTACCGCGAAATGAAGGAGAAAAAAGACCTAATCGCCACTCTCGAAAAGCGGGCCGCGTTGCTCGAAAAATCCCTTGCGAGCGAGAGAAAGCTCCTTGGCGAACACGAGAAAAGAATCGAAGAGCTTGGGGAGGAGCTCAAAGAGCTTGGGGGAAAGTTGAAGAGGCTCGATGAGCTGAGGCCCTTGGCAGAGGAGTACGTGGAGCTCGGCAGATTGCTGAAGCTCAAAGACGAGCTTTCGAGGATTGAAGTCCAGAAGTCCGCGCTCATGGAAAAGCTCCGGTCGCTTGAAAAAGAGATATCCAAGAAGGTAGAGCTTGGGAAGAAACTAGACGAGCTGAAGAAACTCGAAGCAGAGACCAGGAAAGAGTACGAGAGGCTCAAGGAGAGGCACAGGCTCTACCAGCATGCGCTCACCCTTCTCGGCGAGGTTGAAAGGTACCGGAAAGAGCTGGAGAGGGCAGGCTATACAGTTGAGAAGCTTGAGAAAGAGCTGGATGAAGTTGGAAACTCCAGAGAGGAGCTCGAAATGCTTAGGGAGGAGATCTCAAAGGTCAGAGAGAGAATCGCCTCGCTCTCGGGCAAGAAGACGGAGCTTGAGGCCAACATGGAGAGACTTGAAGGTGCAAAGGTCTGTCCGCTCTGCAGGCGGCCGATAGACGAGCACGAAGAGGGCGAAATCCTGGAAGAATATCGGGCGGAGATTGAGAGGATCGACACTGAGATAACTGAGCTCAAGCGGAAGCTCGAAAAAATGGGGGAGCGCGAGGCTGAGCTCAAGAGGCTTCTCGCGAGAGAGCCCAGGTTGATCCGCCTCAAGAAGACGGCCGACCTCCTGCGGGAGGCTGAGGACAAGCTCAACGAACTCGGTCTTGAGGAGCTTGAGAGGGACGCTGAGCTTTTTGATGAGACAAGAGAAAAGCTCATTGGCCTCAAGAAGGAGATAAGGAGCGTTAGAGAGAGGATTGAAGAGCTTAAAAACCTTGAGAAGGAGAAAAAGGACGTTGAAGCGTCACTAAGCGCCATTGAAGAGAAGAAGGGAGAGCTCATGAAAAGACTCTCAGATAGGGGCTTCCAGTCCTTTGAGGAAGTTGAGGAGAGGCTTAAGGAGCTTGAAAAGCCCTACCGTGAGTTCCTCTCGCTGAAGGACGTTCCAAAGCGGGCCGCGGCCATTGAGAAAAAGCTAGCCTTTGAGAGGAAGAAGGTAGAAGAAGCGAAAAACAGGATAGCCGAACTGGAGGAGGAGCTGGAGAAGGCTCAAAAAGAGTTGGAGGAGACGAGAAAGGGCTTTTCAGAGGAGGACTTTGAGAGGGCTGAAAAAGAGTACATGGAGAAGTCGAAGTCCCTCGAAAGGACTCGCGCCGAGCTCGAAGGCACTGAGAAGCTGAGGGACGAGATAACGCGGCTTATTGAGGAGCTTAAGGGGAATTTGAAGGAGATTGAAAAGGCCGAAAGCGAGCTTGAGCTAGTTGAAAAGGCCCTTGCCGACATGGCCGCCTTTAGGGAGAAGGTTGCCAGGCTGAAGACTGAGGAGGAGCTCAGGGGGCTTGAGGAAGTCCAGAAGTTAGCCGGGGAGATGTTCTCTGAGATGACCGAGGGCAAGTACCAGGGAATAAAGCTCAGGCGCGAGAAGAAGTACGGGAAGGAGAAGATAGAGCTCAAAGTACTCTACGCTGGCAACGAGGTCGGGATAGACTTCCTGAGCGGTGGAGAGAGGATAGCGCTCGGTCTGGCATTCCGTCTGGCGCTCTCGCTCTACAAGGTGGGTAACCTTGAGCTCCTCATCCTGGATGAGCCGACCCCGTTCCTCGACGAGGAAAGGAGGAAGAAGCTTGTGGAGATAATATCGGGCCAGCTGAGGAGGATACCTCAGGTCATAATAGTCTCCCACGACGAGGAGCTAAAAGATGCGGCCGATTACGTCATACGCGTCACCAACGCCGGCGAGGCCAAAGTGGAGGTGGAGAGCCTTGGAGCGTATTGA
- a CDS encoding VIT1/CCC1 transporter family protein — MEEIKLAKKFYEDEYQDSVLYSGLAKAEKDRKLKEEFARLAGIEAKHSTFWREFLKRRNAEVPRVKVSRLKLFSVRLLRKILGPGAVASLLEMGENSAIEKYYRFLTSFDLSEEEKIELSRVILDELEHERFFAETKRLFHAENVRDLVLGMNDGLVELLGTVTGLSAVYVNSPRIVGISGLIVGVAGALSMGIGAFISVRSQRQVNESVRRRMEVLFKVSPERAREEIFEKLSEVGIPEEVAKEVAERLSSNHKAIMKLLVGEGEGENEIRSAVYTGLAYLLGVLFPVLPYFLTSSSLVALPFSIALAGTALAVVATLIALLSGISIKTKIAEMVSTGLGAAFLSYLFGRLMEGIFHVSAL, encoded by the coding sequence ATGGAGGAGATAAAGCTCGCAAAAAAGTTCTATGAGGATGAGTACCAGGACTCCGTTCTGTACTCCGGCCTAGCGAAGGCCGAAAAAGATCGGAAACTAAAGGAAGAGTTCGCAAGGCTGGCGGGCATTGAGGCAAAACACTCAACGTTCTGGCGCGAGTTTTTGAAGAGGAGGAACGCGGAAGTCCCCCGCGTTAAGGTTAGCCGGCTCAAGCTGTTCTCGGTCCGGCTGCTCAGGAAAATCCTCGGCCCCGGAGCAGTTGCATCGCTCCTTGAAATGGGGGAGAACTCGGCAATTGAGAAGTACTACCGCTTTCTCACGAGCTTCGATTTGAGCGAGGAAGAAAAGATCGAGCTGTCCAGGGTGATCCTCGACGAGCTTGAGCACGAGCGCTTCTTTGCCGAAACCAAGAGGCTCTTCCATGCAGAAAACGTCAGGGATCTCGTACTCGGGATGAACGACGGTCTGGTTGAGCTCCTTGGGACCGTCACCGGACTTTCCGCAGTCTACGTGAACTCGCCCAGGATTGTTGGGATAAGTGGTCTAATTGTTGGGGTAGCTGGAGCCCTCTCAATGGGGATAGGCGCCTTCATCTCCGTGCGGTCTCAGAGGCAGGTCAACGAGAGCGTGAGACGGAGAATGGAGGTTCTCTTCAAAGTCTCGCCAGAGCGCGCGAGGGAGGAGATCTTTGAAAAGCTGAGCGAAGTTGGAATACCAGAGGAAGTCGCGAAGGAAGTTGCTGAAAGGCTGTCCTCCAACCACAAGGCTATCATGAAGCTTCTCGTCGGCGAAGGAGAGGGAGAAAACGAGATCAGATCCGCAGTTTACACCGGACTTGCCTACCTGCTCGGAGTCCTCTTCCCGGTGCTGCCCTACTTCCTCACCTCAAGTTCGCTCGTCGCCCTACCATTCTCGATAGCCCTAGCAGGCACTGCCCTCGCGGTCGTTGCAACGCTGATAGCCCTGCTCTCCGGAATTTCCATTAAAACTAAGATCGCAGAGATGGTGTCAACGGGACTTGGAGCGGCTTTCCTGAGCTACCTCTTCGGCAGGCTGATGGAGGGCATCTTTCACGTTTCCGCTCTCTGA
- a CDS encoding ATP-binding protein — MEGHDASVGIVFGESSTDHFTFIVNPKNDLPRFGEFLVVKNREGDEVLALLKSIRNLNWLMEAGRGSYDYVEKTVNVFSRGILDKSEAILATAKVLGVIRTRDGEFMVKPVPNRVPIKPGEKVYLARDEDLEKIFANGHLRIGRLIARGDIEVRLDANRLVSRHFAVLAVTGAGKSNTIAVLTKELVDNVNATVVILDPHGEYQRLSWPGARVNPIKATIDPGRIRLSELATLLGIAENASLQRRFLGLVYRTVKEEIRRDGKVVGGLPFLEAMEDKIEEWIRVYENSESKEDRVIYYYNEKGIETPRKIQQRDLEALIRLKDYIGELKANFGEFISPVDVLGEIRPGMVNVIDLSGMEEEQMITLASFVLRGILKNRIEYLKAVRTNDRLTAREILEAYPAVKKPILVIVEEAHIFAPRGEKNPATLWLGKIAREGRKFGVGLGIVSQRPKKLDDDILSQTNTKIILKLVEPNDQRYVQQASEQISEDLLSDIASLGVGEAVIVGYAITIPAMVKIYNFEKDFNGHYGGRDIDIVEEWMEGKDEEDMTEEEAIAALPL; from the coding sequence ATGGAGGGGCACGATGCTTCGGTTGGAATAGTGTTCGGTGAATCCAGCACAGATCACTTCACTTTTATAGTGAACCCCAAAAACGATCTTCCGCGCTTTGGTGAGTTCCTCGTCGTTAAGAACAGAGAGGGCGACGAAGTTTTGGCCCTGCTCAAGTCAATACGGAACCTTAACTGGCTGATGGAAGCGGGAAGGGGGAGCTACGACTACGTTGAGAAGACAGTGAACGTCTTTTCACGTGGCATCCTCGACAAGAGCGAGGCCATCCTGGCGACGGCAAAGGTTCTCGGCGTGATCAGGACGAGAGACGGCGAGTTCATGGTGAAGCCCGTTCCAAACCGCGTCCCGATAAAGCCGGGGGAAAAGGTCTACCTTGCGAGAGATGAAGACTTGGAGAAAATATTCGCAAACGGCCACCTCAGGATTGGAAGGCTGATAGCGAGGGGGGACATCGAGGTTCGTCTCGACGCCAACAGGCTCGTTTCGAGGCACTTTGCGGTTTTGGCCGTTACCGGAGCAGGTAAGTCCAACACGATAGCGGTTCTCACGAAGGAGCTCGTTGACAACGTCAACGCCACGGTGGTGATACTCGACCCCCACGGCGAGTACCAGAGGCTGAGCTGGCCGGGAGCAAGGGTCAACCCAATAAAGGCAACGATAGACCCCGGCAGGATAAGGCTGAGCGAGCTGGCGACGCTTTTAGGTATAGCCGAAAACGCGAGCCTCCAGAGGCGCTTCCTTGGGCTGGTCTACAGGACGGTCAAGGAGGAAATTAGGAGAGACGGAAAGGTCGTCGGTGGACTGCCGTTCCTTGAGGCGATGGAGGACAAGATAGAGGAGTGGATAAGGGTCTACGAGAACTCGGAGAGCAAAGAAGATAGGGTCATCTACTACTACAACGAGAAGGGCATAGAGACGCCAAGGAAGATACAGCAGAGAGATTTGGAGGCCTTGATAAGACTGAAGGACTACATAGGCGAGCTGAAAGCCAACTTCGGCGAGTTCATAAGCCCGGTAGATGTTCTCGGCGAGATAAGGCCCGGCATGGTGAACGTCATAGACCTGAGCGGGATGGAAGAAGAGCAGATGATAACCCTTGCGAGCTTCGTCCTGCGCGGCATCCTCAAGAACCGCATCGAGTACCTCAAGGCCGTCAGAACCAACGACAGGCTCACCGCGAGGGAGATACTTGAGGCGTACCCAGCCGTCAAGAAGCCCATCCTAGTTATAGTCGAGGAGGCCCACATATTCGCGCCGAGGGGAGAAAAGAACCCGGCAACTCTATGGCTCGGCAAGATAGCCCGAGAGGGGAGAAAGTTTGGCGTTGGCCTTGGAATAGTGTCCCAGAGACCGAAGAAGCTGGACGACGACATACTCAGCCAGACGAACACAAAGATAATCCTCAAGCTCGTCGAGCCGAACGACCAGCGCTACGTCCAGCAGGCGAGCGAGCAGATAAGCGAGGACCTGCTGAGCGATATAGCCTCGCTGGGCGTCGGCGAGGCGGTTATAGTTGGCTACGCGATAACGATTCCGGCCATGGTCAAGATATACAACTTCGAGAAGGACTTCAACGGGCACTACGGTGGCAGGGACATAGACATCGTGGAGGAGTGGATGGAAGGAAAGGACGAAGAGGATATGACCGAGGAAGAGGCAATAGCCGCCCTTCCGCTGTGA